Proteins found in one Strix aluco isolate bStrAlu1 chromosome 29, bStrAlu1.hap1, whole genome shotgun sequence genomic segment:
- the RAB11B gene encoding ras-related protein Rab-11B, protein MGTRDDEYDYLFKVVLIGDSGVGKSNLLSRFTRNEFNLESKSTIGVEFATRSIQVDGKTIKAQIWDTAGQERYRAITSAYYRGAVGALLVYDIAKHLTYENVERWLKELRDHADNNIVIMLVGNKSDLRHLRAVPTDEARAFAEKNNLSFIETSALDSTNVEEAFKNILTEIYRIVSQKQIADRSAHDESPGNNVVDISVPPTTDGQKSNKLQCCQNL, encoded by the exons ATGGGCACCCGCGACGACGAGTACGACTACCTCTTCAAAG TTGTGTTGATTGGAGACTCTGGAGTTGGGAAGAGTAATCTTCTGTCACGTTTCACACGCAATGAGTTCAATCTGGAGAGTAAGAGCACCATTGGGGTGGAATTTGCCACCAGGAGCATCCAGGTGGATGGGAAGACGATAAAAGCACAGATCTGGGATACTGCAGGACAGGAACGATACCGTGCCATTACCTCAGC ATATTACCGTGGTGCTGTTGGGGCTCTTCTTGTCTATGATATTGCCAAACATCTCACCTATGAGAATGTGGAGCGCTGGCTAAAGGAGCTTAGAGATCATGCAGACAACAATATTGTCATCATGCTGGTGGGTAACAAGAGTGACCTCCGCCATCTGAGGGCCGTGCCCACTGATGAGGCCCGGGCTTTTGCAG aaaaaaataacttatcTTTTATTGAAACTTCTGCTCTGGATTCAACAAATGTAGAAGAAGCCTTCAAGAACATCCTTACAG AAATCTACCGCATTGTTTCGCAGAAGCAGATTGCAGATCGGTCTGCACACGATGAGTCTCCTGGCAACAACGTAGTCGACATCAGTGTCCCACCAACCACCGATGGACAGAAATCCAACAAACTCCAGTGCTGTCAGAACCTGTGA
- the ANGPTL4 gene encoding angiopoietin-related protein 4 isoform X2 — MQLAGAALLLCAAATATAGPAPAAGRPGAERRAAAGKERRAQFASWDEVNVIAHGLLQLGHGLKEHVDRTKGQMRELGSRLSAHNSSMGRLLRQAREAQERGERLRASVRELEGRGRQLLNLSEALRQRLEEVAADKAAIQGRLEQLEGRVRLALQARPAGNQSARDLGALESLMDAQNLRIEELLQKIKQQQYKLDKQNLQIKSLQSKVNLLIPLHLKDNKTQSPKWKMNLKSLSLTNQSQNASGEPVLTQKLPEDCHQLFLAGQQSSGVFQVQPAGSQPFKVYCDMTAEGGWTVIQRRTDGSVDFDQLWDAYKNGFGDLHGDFWLGLEKIHHLVQEGRYNLLIELEDWEGNSQVVQFVFSLGGESTAYMLNLLGPLSGELENAIGDFRQLPFSTRDRDHDLKADTNCAKHLSGGWWFSTCGHANLNGKYFRSIPRQRHERKQGIFWKTWRGRYYPLKSTTMKIQPAALEAEP, encoded by the exons ATGCAGCTCGCCGGGGCAGCGCTGCTGCTGTGCGCCGCCGCCACGGCCACCGCGGGACCGGCACCTGCAGCGGGGCGACCCGGGGCcgagcggcgggcggcggcgggcaagGAGCGGCGGGCGCAGTTCGCCTCCTGGGACGAGGTGAACGTGATCGCCCACGGGCTGCTGCAGCTCGGCCACGGCCTGAAGGAGCATGTGGACCGCACCAAGGGGCAGATGCGGGAGCTCGGCAGCCGCCTGAGCGCCCACAACAGCTCCATGGGGCGGCTGCTGCGCCAGGCGCGGGAGGCGCAGGAGCGGGGCGAGCGGCTGCGGGCCAGCGTGCGGGAGCTGGAGGGCCGCGGCCGGCAGCTCCTCAACCTCTCCGAGGCTCTGCGGCAGCGCCTGGAGGAGGTGGCGGCCGACAAAGCCGCGATCCAGGGGCggctggagcagctggagggTCGCGTCCGGCTGGCGCTGCAGGCGCGACCCGCCGGGAACCAGAGCGCCAGGGACCTGGGAGCGCTGGAG TCCCTGATGGATGCACAGAACTTGCGAATTGAGGAGCTCTTGCAGAAGATCAAGCAGCAGCAGTACAAGCTGGACAAGCAGAATCTGCAGATTAAGAGCCTGCAGAGCAAG gtCAATCTACTGATCCCCTTACACCTGAAAGACAACAAAACACAGTCTCCAAAGTGGAAGATGAACCTGAAGAGCCTCAGCCTCACTAACCAGAGCCAAAATGCTAGTGGGGAGCCCGTGCTGACACAGA AGCTCCCAGAGGATTGCCACCAGCTCTTCCTGGCCGGGCAGCAAAGCAGCGGGGTTTTCCAGGTGCAGCCTGCAGGGTCTCAGCCCTTCAAAGTCTACTGCGACATGACTGCAG AAGGTGGCTGGACAGTGATCCAGAGGCGCACAGATGGATCTGTGGACTTTGACCAGCTTTGGGATGCCTACAAGAATGGCTTTGGAGATCTTCATG GTGACTTCTGGCTGGGCCTGGAGAAGATACATCACCTTGTCCAAGAGGGAAGATACAATCTCCTGATTGAGCTGGAAGACTGGGAGGGAAATTCCCAGGTGGTTCAGTTTGTCTTCAGCCTTGGTGGTGAGAGCACAGCCTACATGCTCAATCTGCTGGGACCTCTGTCTGGAGAGCTGGAGAATGCCATTGGGGACTTCAGGCAGCTGCCCTTCTCCACTCGGGATCGCGACCACGACCTCAAAGCTGACACAAACTGTGCCAAACACCTCTCAG GTGGCTGGTGGTTCAGCACCTGTGGCCATGCCAACCTCAACGGGAAGTACTTCCGCTCCATCCCCCGCCAGAGGCACGAGCGCAAGCAGGGCATCTTCTGGAAGACATGGAGAGGCAGGTATTACCCGCTGAAGTCAACCACCATGAAAATCCAACCTGCAGCACTGGAAGCAGAGCCCTAA
- the ANGPTL4 gene encoding angiopoietin-related protein 4 isoform X1, which translates to MQLAGAALLLCAAATATAGPAPAAGRPGAERRAAAGKERRAQFASWDEVNVIAHGLLQLGHGLKEHVDRTKGQMRELGSRLSAHNSSMGRLLRQAREAQERGERLRASVRELEGRGRQLLNLSEALRQRLEEVAADKAAIQGRLEQLEGRVRLALQARPAGNQSARDLGALESLMDAQNLRIEELLQKIKQQQYKLDKQNLQIKSLQSKVNLLIPLHLKDNKTQSPKWKMNLKSLSLTNQSQNASGEPVLTQKLPEDCHQLFLAGQQSSGVFQVQPAGSQPFKVYCDMTAEGGWTVIQRRTDGSVDFDQLWDAYKNGFGDLHANAVCLVSGDFWLGLEKIHHLVQEGRYNLLIELEDWEGNSQVVQFVFSLGGESTAYMLNLLGPLSGELENAIGDFRQLPFSTRDRDHDLKADTNCAKHLSGGWWFSTCGHANLNGKYFRSIPRQRHERKQGIFWKTWRGRYYPLKSTTMKIQPAALEAEP; encoded by the exons ATGCAGCTCGCCGGGGCAGCGCTGCTGCTGTGCGCCGCCGCCACGGCCACCGCGGGACCGGCACCTGCAGCGGGGCGACCCGGGGCcgagcggcgggcggcggcgggcaagGAGCGGCGGGCGCAGTTCGCCTCCTGGGACGAGGTGAACGTGATCGCCCACGGGCTGCTGCAGCTCGGCCACGGCCTGAAGGAGCATGTGGACCGCACCAAGGGGCAGATGCGGGAGCTCGGCAGCCGCCTGAGCGCCCACAACAGCTCCATGGGGCGGCTGCTGCGCCAGGCGCGGGAGGCGCAGGAGCGGGGCGAGCGGCTGCGGGCCAGCGTGCGGGAGCTGGAGGGCCGCGGCCGGCAGCTCCTCAACCTCTCCGAGGCTCTGCGGCAGCGCCTGGAGGAGGTGGCGGCCGACAAAGCCGCGATCCAGGGGCggctggagcagctggagggTCGCGTCCGGCTGGCGCTGCAGGCGCGACCCGCCGGGAACCAGAGCGCCAGGGACCTGGGAGCGCTGGAG TCCCTGATGGATGCACAGAACTTGCGAATTGAGGAGCTCTTGCAGAAGATCAAGCAGCAGCAGTACAAGCTGGACAAGCAGAATCTGCAGATTAAGAGCCTGCAGAGCAAG gtCAATCTACTGATCCCCTTACACCTGAAAGACAACAAAACACAGTCTCCAAAGTGGAAGATGAACCTGAAGAGCCTCAGCCTCACTAACCAGAGCCAAAATGCTAGTGGGGAGCCCGTGCTGACACAGA AGCTCCCAGAGGATTGCCACCAGCTCTTCCTGGCCGGGCAGCAAAGCAGCGGGGTTTTCCAGGTGCAGCCTGCAGGGTCTCAGCCCTTCAAAGTCTACTGCGACATGACTGCAG AAGGTGGCTGGACAGTGATCCAGAGGCGCACAGATGGATCTGTGGACTTTGACCAGCTTTGGGATGCCTACAAGAATGGCTTTGGAGATCTTCATG CCAATGCAGTGTGTCTTGTTTCAGGTGACTTCTGGCTGGGCCTGGAGAAGATACATCACCTTGTCCAAGAGGGAAGATACAATCTCCTGATTGAGCTGGAAGACTGGGAGGGAAATTCCCAGGTGGTTCAGTTTGTCTTCAGCCTTGGTGGTGAGAGCACAGCCTACATGCTCAATCTGCTGGGACCTCTGTCTGGAGAGCTGGAGAATGCCATTGGGGACTTCAGGCAGCTGCCCTTCTCCACTCGGGATCGCGACCACGACCTCAAAGCTGACACAAACTGTGCCAAACACCTCTCAG GTGGCTGGTGGTTCAGCACCTGTGGCCATGCCAACCTCAACGGGAAGTACTTCCGCTCCATCCCCCGCCAGAGGCACGAGCGCAAGCAGGGCATCTTCTGGAAGACATGGAGAGGCAGGTATTACCCGCTGAAGTCAACCACCATGAAAATCCAACCTGCAGCACTGGAAGCAGAGCCCTAA